GGAAGCGAGGGTAGCCTTGAGCAGCGGTTCGGATTTCGGCAAAGAAGGGGACGGATTTCTGCGCATGAACCTTGCCTGCAGGCGGTCGACGCTCGAAGAGGGGCTGCGCCGGATTGAAAAAGCTGTTAAAGTGAAAATAAGCACAATATAATGACGGCATTCGAGCCGATCTTCCAAATACAATCAGGGGGTGCGTCATGGCTGTCAGGCCTGTCAGACTGGAGATTAAAGATTTGCTGGTTGGATATAATTCGCAAGGCCGGCAAACGATAGCATTAAAGGATGTTAATTTAAAGGTGGGCGACGGCGAATTCGTCTCCGTCGTCGGACCGAGCGGCTGCGGTAAATCGACGCTGCTTCGAGTCGTTTCGGGGCTTCTGAAGCCGCTGTCCGGTGAAGCGCTCGTCGATAATCGGCCGATAACCGACGTTCCCGACCATATCGGCATGGTATTCCAGAACGACGCCTTGCTGCCGTGGAAATCCATTCTCGATAACATCCGCCTGCCGCTTGTGATCAAAAAAATGTCGAAAGCCGAACAGGAAAAGGAAGCGATGCGGCTCATCCGCATGGTGGGACTTGAAGGCTTCGAGCATTTTTATCCGAAGCAGCTGTCGGGCGGCATGCGCAAACGGGTCGCGCTTGCGCGCACCTTTGCCTACGATCCGTCCATTTATTTAATGGACGAGCCTTTCGGTCCGCTCGATGCCCAGACTCGCGTGGTGATCGGGGAGCAATTCCTGAAAATGTGGGAAGCCGTCGGCAAAAGCGTCCTGTTCATTACGCACGATATCGAAGAGGCGGTCGCGCTGTCGGACCGCGTGGTCGTGATGTCGAAACGGCCGGGCCGGATCAAGGCCGAATTTACGGTCGATATCGAACGTCCGCGTCCGTTTTACGAAATTCGTTTTGATCCGCGTTTCAGGGAACTGCAGCGTGAAATATGGGAGAGTCTGTCAGAAGAGGAATAGGGGGAACGATATGAAACAGGCACAAGCAACAAAGCGGGAGGCCGTCTCTGACCCGGAGGTTGCCCTCGTCAAACCTGTATCCGGATCGGATGGTCCGGATCGCGCAAGACCGAAACGGACGTCCGGCAATTGGTCGGTATGGGGCGGCAGAATCGCCGTCGGCGTCGTCCTGCTGGGCATCTGGCAGCTGCTGTCCGGAACGGTCATTAATGAATTTTGGTTCAGCAAGCCATCCCTGATCGCAGGCCGCATCATCGAAATCGCATTGACCGGAGAGCTTTGGCGCCATTTAGGAACTACGTTGGAGGAATGCCTGGCGGGCATGGCGATCGGCATGGTTGCCGGAACTCTGCTCGGCATCGCCGCGGCTTTCGGGGGCATTGTCGACAAATGGCTTCATCCTTACGTGATGGCGATTTACAGTCTGCCACGCGTTGCGTTGGCTCCGCTCTTTATCGTTTGGTTCGGGATCGGCTTTTCCTCCAAGGTCATCATGGTCGTGGCGATGGTTCTGTTCGTGGCGTTTTACAACTCCTATGAAGGGATCAAAAACATCGACCACAGCCTGCTCGATATGATGAAGACGTACAAAGCGAACCGGACGCAGGTCATGCGGTGGGTCATTCTCCCGTCGATCACGGTCTGGATTTTCACCAGCCTGCGGCTGAACATCGGCATGGCGCTGATCGGTTCGGTTATTGCGGAAATGGTCGGCGCAAACAAAGGCCTCGGCTATTACATTACTTACTCGTCCAGCCTGCTGGATACGACCGGTATTTATACCGGACTCGTGCTCATCATGCTGATCGCGCTCGTGCTTGAGCAAATCATCGTGCAATTCGAGCGGCGGCTGCTTCGGTATCGTTGAATCGGGTTTCAGTTCCCATACATCGATTCAAAAAAAATAAGGGGAGTAGATGTCATGGTTTCGAGAAAAATGAGTTGGACCGCCATGATGGTGGTCATGATCGCACTGCTGATTTCGGCCTGCGGCAAAGGCGCGGATTCGGGTCAAACGCCTGCCGCGGGTAACGGCGATACGCAGACCAATCAGCCGTCCGGCTCGGATACGACGGCCAAGCCGGTTCATATCAAGGTCGGCCTCGTATGCGGAGGGATGACCCCGCTGCTGGAGCAGATCGGCGTCAATGACGGCTCGTTCGCCAAAGCGGGCCTCGAAATCGAGAACGTCTGCTTCACCGCCGGAGCGGACGCCGTTCAGGCGCTCGTCGGCGGCAGTCTGGACATTAACCTCGGTTCCTTCGAGCACGTGCTGAAGCAGCAGAAGAACGGCCTCGGCGTCAAAGCTTACGGCGATATTTACAACGGCGTCGGCTACTCGCTCGTCGTGAAAAGCGATGCGACCTACAAGTCGGTCGCGGATCTGAAAGGCAAGACGCTTGCCGTAACGAAGGTCGGCAGCTTGTCCGACACGGGGCTCCGTCTCGGGCTCAAGGACGAAGGACTCGATCCGAACAAGGACGTGACCATCATCGGTGCGGGCAGCGGCGCGAGCATGCTGGCTGCGATTCAAAGCGGCAATGTGGCCGGCGGCATGGTATCCGAGCCGACGACGTCGCAGATGCTCGCGGACGGCAAATTCCGCATTCTGTATGATCCGGCATACGAATTCGCCGGTATTACGGTCATGGCGAAAACGGACTGGGTCGACAAAAACAAAGAAGCCATGCAAACCTTCCTGAAAGTGCTGAAAGAAGTCAACGACCGGACGCAGGCGGATCCGGGAAGCGCCGTCGAGCCGATGAAAAAGGATTTCCCGAAAATTTCGGACGACGTGCTTAAAACCGCCATCACGAACCAATTGAAAAAAGTGCCTCAAGGACTCGAGATTTCGCAGGCGAGCGTGGATAAAGTGACGCAATCGCAGATCGAAATCAAAGCGATCGACAAAGGGCTGCCGTTCGACCAGACCGTCGACCTTAGCTTGTTAACCAAATAAGAAAGAAGGCTGTACAGATGGCAAAGGATCTTCGCACGTATTTGCGGGAGCTGTCGGAGCGCACTCCCGATCAATTGAAGGTTGTCGACCAGGAAGTGAATCCGCGCTTCGGCATTACGGGCTATGCGGCCAAGCTGGCCGAGCAGGGGCAATACCCGGGACTGCTGTTCACCAATGTGGAAGGCGCGGACCCGGACATATCGTGTATTTCCAACCTGCTGACCGACTACGACCGCATCGCGTTATATTTGGACTGCGACGTGCAGGATATCCCGCGGGTATACGGCGAGCGGCTGAACAATAAAGTCGCTCCGGTCGTCGTTGAGCGCGAGTCGGCGCCGGTGAAGGAAGTGGTGCTGCGCGGCGACGAGATCGACCTCGGCAAGCTGCCGATTCCCGTTCACAACCGGCTGGACGGCGGTCCTTATTTGTCGGCCGGCGTTATGGTCATCAAAGACCCGGAGACGAATATTACAAATGCGGGGATTTATCGTCACCATATTTTCGGCAAAAACGAAATGGGCGTCTGGTTTCTCGGCGCCCATCACGGCGGCCTTATTTTTAACAAATACAAAAAAGCCGGCAAGCCGGCTCCGATCGCGATCGTGCTCGGACACCACCCCGCTTTCGTCATGGGCGCTGTTTCCCGTCTGCAAGGAATGGGCGGCGAATACGAAGCGGCGGGCGCGCTTATGGGCGAGCCGCTCGAGCTCGTGAAAGCGGAGATGTCTGATCTAATGGTTCCGGCCAGAGCCGAGCTCGTGCTCGAGGGCGAAATTTTGCCGGACGAGATGCATCCGGAAGGCCCGTTCGGCGAATGGCCGGGGCATTACCTCGGCGGCGGTTCCGTCCCGCTCATCCGCATTACATGCATTACGCGCCGCAAGCACGCGATCTTCCAGGATATCGTCGCTTCGGGACGCGAGCATCTGGTCGTCGGCGCCGTCCCGCGGATGGGAAGCATTTATCAGGCGGTCAAAGACGCGGTTCCGAGCCTGAAATCGGTCAACGTGCCGCACTACTGCCGGATGAACTGCTATTTGTCGCTGGACAAGGAACGGGATTCGGACGTGAAGAAAGCGGCGTTCGCCGCGCTGAACACGGAGCAGGAGAACCTGCGCGCGATCGTCGTCGTGGATTCGGATATTAACGTATTCAACGGCGAAGAGGTCGCTTGGGCGATGGGCACGCGCTTTGACGCCGTGAACGACCTGACGGTCATTCCGAAATGGAACGGACCGGGCGGGCTGCTTCCGACCAACTGGGAATACCTTCCGGACGGAACGCACAAGGCGAAAATGTCGAGCGCGGTTATCGTCGACGCGACGAAGCCGGCGCCGCCGATTCCGTACCCGGAACGGACGCGCGTGCCGAAGGAATTCGCGGACGCCGCCGATGTTAAAGCGATTCGCGAATTGACGCGGGAAGAGAAAGGCAAGTGGTTTGACTAAACGTCCCGGTTCGCCTAAGGGAGGATACGAATGAAAATCGTAGTAGGCATTTCCGGCTCAACTGGCGCAATCTACGGAATCCGGTTGTTGGAATGGCTTCGGAAGCTGGAGGTCGAAACGCATCTGATCGTCAGCGGCTGGGCCGAGAAAACGATCGCAATCGAAACGGACTACACGATCGATCAGGTGAAAAGCCTCGCAACGAAGGTTTATTCGGCGGGAAATCAAGCTGCCCTGATCTCGAGCGGATCCTTCGTCACGGACGGGATGGTCATCATACCGTGCAGCATGAAAACGCTGGCGGCGGTCAGCCACGGGTACGCCGACCAGCTGATCGCAAGGGCGGCGGACGTCATTCTGAAGGAAAGGCGCAGGCTCGTTCTCGTTCCGCGGGAATCGCCGCTGAACGAGATTCATCTGGAAAATATGCTTCGCCTGGCGAGAATGGGAGCATCGATCGTCCCGCCGATGCCTGCCTTTTATAACAAGCCTAAGAGCGTTCAGGACATCGTGGACCATACGGTTGCGAGGGTGCTGGACCAATTGGGTATCGACAATTCGGTTTCGAAGCGGTGGTTGCAGCATGAATAATTCAAGTCCATATCAGCCGGACGATTTACGCACGTTCGAGATCGTTCCGCTCGGCGATTCGGCGCTTTCCGTCGTCTTCGGCGACCGGATCGGTCCGGAAACCCATAAGCGGGTCCGGCAGCTGGCGCTCTATCTGGAGCGCCAGCCGTTCCATGGCATGATCGAATTTGTGCCGGCGTTTACGTCGGTGGCGGTTTATTACGACGTGATGGCGCTGCTGGACAAGCATGCGAACGTCGCTGAGCCGCGGCACCGGCAGTTTCCGTTTCAAATCGCCGCCGCGCTGATGGACAAGATCGTGCGTCAGCTCGGTTCACTGCCGGTGCAGCAGGCGAAAACGGTCGAAATCCCGGTCTGTTACGGCGGCGAATTTGGCCCTGATTTGGAAACGGTAGCCGAACAAAACGGGCTGACGCCGCAAGAGGTCATCGACATTCATAGCGGCGCCGATTATCTCGTTTATATGCTCGGCTTCGCGCCCGGTTTTGCTTACCTGGGCGGTATGTCCGAACGGATCGCCGCCCCCCGGCGGCAAACGCCGCGGCTTGCGATTCCGGCGGGCACCGTCGGAATCGCGGGCAAGCAAACCGGCGTGTATCCGATCGAGACGCCCGGCGGGTGGCAGCTGATCGGCCGGACGCCGATGGAGCTCTTCCTGCCGAAATCGTGGCCGCCGGCTTTGCTGGAAGCCGGAAACGTCGTCCGGTTTTACCCGATTTCCCGCAGCGAGTTCGACGGATGGGAGGAATCCCGAACATGAGCGTACGCATTCTCAAACCGGGCTTGCTGACGACGATCCAGGACCGCGGCCGTTTCGGCGCGCAGAAATACGGGATCATCGTAAGCGGGCCGATGGATTCTTACGCGCTTCGCATCGCCAATTTGCTCGTCGGCAACGACGAGGCTGCCGCCGGTCTGGAAATGACGATCGTCGGTCCGGAAATCGAATTCGAGGCCCCTGCGCTTCTGTCCGTATGCGGAGGCGACTTGTCACCGTCGTTGAACGGGAATCCGGTTCCGCTGTGGCGAACGATTTTTGCGCCGGAAGGGAGCAGACTTGAATTCGGCGAGCTGAAGAAGGGCTGCCGCGCCTATTTGGCGGTCGCCGGCGGATTCGACGTACCGGTCGAGATGAGCAGCCGCTCGACGTATCTGCGGGCGGGCATCGGCGGCTGGGAGGGACGGCCGCTGCAGCAGGGCGACCGAATCCCCGTCGGGGAACTGCCGCCTCGCAGTTTGAGTCTGCTGCGGAAGCTGAGGCGCGGGGCGGGAAAGGAAGATACCGCGGTCAGCCCATGGTCCTTGTCGGCCGATTTGCTTCCGGCATATGCTCCGGATCCGGTCATCCGGGTAATCGACGGCGCGGAGAGGGAGCTGTTCGACGAGGAGAGCGTCAGCCGCTTCTTCAGCGAAACGTACCGGGTTTTGCCGCAGTCGGACCGTATGGGCTACCGCATATCAGGCGGGAAATTGAAGCTGAAGGAGCAGGCGGAATTGATTTCCTCGCCGGTTACGTTCGGAACCATTCAGGTCCCGGCCGACGGGGACCCGATCGTGCTGATGGCGGACCGGCAGACGACAGGCGGATACCCCCGGATCGCGCAGGTGATTTCGGCGGATTTGCCTCTGCTTGCCCAAGTGAATTTGGGCGGCAAGGTTCGTTTTCGCTCCGTCTCGCTGAAGGAAGCGCAGCAGCATGCCGTGATCGGCGAACGGAAGGTCAGGACGCTTCGTCACGGGCTCGTTTTGCAGTCGGTAAACTAGGAAGGAGGTCATTCAATTGACATACGTCGATTTGAACAGTGATATGGGGGAAAGCTACGGCGCATACACGCTTGGGAAGGATGCCGATCTTTTAAAATACGTCACGTCCGCGAACATTGCCTGCGGCTATCATGCCGGGGATCCGGCGACGATGAGAAAGACGGTGCAGCTTGCGCTGGAGAACAAGGTGGCGATCGGGGCGCATCCGGGGCTGCCCGATTTGATCGGGTTCGGACGCCGTGAAATGGCGATCTCGGCAAAGGAAGCCTATGACATGGCCGTTTACCAAATCGGAGCATTGTCCGGATTCGTACGATCCGAAGGCGGCAGGATGAACCACGTGAAAGCTCACGGAGCGCTCTACAATATGGCGGCGACGAACCAAGCGCTGGCCGAGGCGCTCGCGGAGGCGGTTTACAAGGTGGATCCGGAGCTGATCATGTTCGGGCTTTCGGGCAGCGAGCTGATCCGTGCCGGCGAGAAAATCGGTCTGCGAACCGCGAGCGAAGTGTTCGCCGACCGCACGTACCAATCCGACGGAACGCTGACGAACCGGCGGCTGCCGGACGCGATGATTACGGACGACGATGCGGCGGTTGCCCAAGTCATCCGGATGGTTAAGGAAGGGATGGTCAAAACCCGCCAGGAGACGGATGTCGCGATTAAAGCCGATACGATCTGCATTCACGGGGACGGCCCGCATGCGCTTGAGTTCGCCGCGAAAATCAAATCGGCGCTCACCTCGGCGGGCATCGACGTCCTGGCCCCAGTTTACAAGTAAGGAGACCGACAAGATGGAGACTTGGAATCGAACGGCGGACGTGCTGGTAATCGGCTCCGGAGCGGCCGGACTGATGGCGGCCAAGGCGGCGGCGGACGCCGGCGCCAAGGTGTTGATCGCCGATAAAAACCTGATCGGCCGCGGCGGCGCCACGATTTTGGCGCAGATGACGGTCGCGGTCGCGCTCGGGGAAGCGGAGGAAGACAATCCGGATATTCATTTTGAGGATACGATGGAAGGAAGCCGCGGACTTGCCGATCCGGACATCGTCCGGGCGATCGTAGACCGCGGGCCGGAGCTTATTCTCGAGACCGAATCGTACGGCGTGAAGTGGGCGCGGACCCCTGAAGGAAAGCGGTCGCAGGTCGTCTCGCCGGGCCATTCCCGGAAACGCTGCGTTTACGTCGATATTTTGAATACCGGAGGCGCGACCTCGGCCGGCCTCAGGAAAGCGATTTGGAAGCATGAAAATATCGAAAAAGTGAAAAACGTGATGATCACGAAGCTGGCGGTGGAGGACGGACGGGTCGTCGGCGCGGTCGGCTTCGCACTGGAAGGGCTGCAGCCCGTCTGCATTTCGGCCAGCTCCGTCATTCTGGCGACCGGCGGCCTGACCGAGCTCTATGCGCGCAACAGCGCCTCCGCGAACATGACGGGGGACGGCTTCCTGCTGGCTGCCGAAGCGGGCGCGGAGCTGCGCGATATGGAAATGGTGCAGTTTTTTCCGATTGCGCACCTGTTCCCTCCGCTCGTCGGCATCGATCCGATCATGTGGGACCCGTTTCGTTACAAGCTGGGCGGACGCCTGCTCAACGGACTTCATGAAGAGTTTATGCATCATTACAACAAAGAGGTCTCCGGTAAATATACGGCGACACGCGACCAGACCTCCTTCGCCATTTTCAAGGAAGTGGAGGCCGGCAGAGGCACGCCTCACGGCGGCGCTTATCTGGACTTCCGCCAAGTACCGGAATCCAAGCTGAAGGAAGCGTTCGGTCCAGTCATCGACCTGCTGTTATCGCAAAACGTCGACTTGACGAAAGATATGGTCGAAGTCGCCCCGATGGCGCATTTCATGCTCGGCGGCGTCCGCGTGGATGCGAGCATGCGGACGAGCGTTCCCGGCTTGTACGCTTGCGGGGAGCTCATTTACGGCATGCACGGCGCCAACCGGCTGTCCGGCAACGCCATCACCGAAGCGCTGGTCACGGGACGGATCGCCGGCGAGACGGCTGCGGCAAGCGGGCTGGAACACGCCGCCCCCGAGAAAGTATCCCGGGTGCTGGATGAGGAATGGGGCCGCCTGCAGCGGCTTTGGCATCCGCGCGAGGTCACCCGGGACGACGGGTCGCTGCTCGCCTTCAAGCGGGAAATCCAGCGGATCATGTGGGAAGGCGCAGGCCCGCTCCGGACGGAGGAAGGGCTCGTCAAAGCGCGGGAAGAGCTTCGGGCTCACGCGGCCCGGCTCGGCGACATTGCACTGGGACGGCATACCGGCTACGCGCTGTCGCTGGCGGAGAAGGTCGAGGCGGAGGTTATGTTGAGGCTGGGCGAGGCGATTATCGCCGGAGCGCTTACGAGGCGGGAAACGCGCGGCGCGCATGTCCGGCTCGATTACGAACAGCAGAACGAGCAAGCGGTTAGCTCCAGCTTTACGCTGGACGATCAGCGGCAGTGGCGGATGGAGGAACTCCCCATCGCCAAGTCGAGTCAATAGGCGGAAAGGAGCAATAGACATGTCGTCGGCCACAACCTTGCAGATTACTCGAGGCGACGCGGAGAGCGGAGCCAAAGTCGAACAATACGAAGTGCCTTATTACGACGGAATGAGCTTGCTGGACGCGATCTTTTGGCTCCGGGAGCATGTGGACCCGTCGCTGTCCGTCCGGTATTCGTGCCGTTCCGCCAATGCGTGCAAAGAATGCGCGGCGGTCGTGAACGGGAAGGCGGGTTATTTGTGCAGCATTCGCGCGGTACCCGGCGGAAGTGCGCGGATCGAACCGCTCCCGGCGCTGCCGTGGGTGAAGGATATCGTCACAAAAATGGAGTAGGA
This genomic window from Paenibacillus humicola contains:
- a CDS encoding UbiD family decarboxylase, translating into MAKDLRTYLRELSERTPDQLKVVDQEVNPRFGITGYAAKLAEQGQYPGLLFTNVEGADPDISCISNLLTDYDRIALYLDCDVQDIPRVYGERLNNKVAPVVVERESAPVKEVVLRGDEIDLGKLPIPVHNRLDGGPYLSAGVMVIKDPETNITNAGIYRHHIFGKNEMGVWFLGAHHGGLIFNKYKKAGKPAPIAIVLGHHPAFVMGAVSRLQGMGGEYEAAGALMGEPLELVKAEMSDLMVPARAELVLEGEILPDEMHPEGPFGEWPGHYLGGGSVPLIRITCITRRKHAIFQDIVASGREHLVVGAVPRMGSIYQAVKDAVPSLKSVNVPHYCRMNCYLSLDKERDSDVKKAAFAALNTEQENLRAIVVVDSDINVFNGEEVAWAMGTRFDAVNDLTVIPKWNGPGGLLPTNWEYLPDGTHKAKMSSAVIVDATKPAPPIPYPERTRVPKEFADAADVKAIRELTREEKGKWFD
- the pxpB gene encoding 5-oxoprolinase subunit PxpB, producing MNNSSPYQPDDLRTFEIVPLGDSALSVVFGDRIGPETHKRVRQLALYLERQPFHGMIEFVPAFTSVAVYYDVMALLDKHANVAEPRHRQFPFQIAAALMDKIVRQLGSLPVQQAKTVEIPVCYGGEFGPDLETVAEQNGLTPQEVIDIHSGADYLVYMLGFAPGFAYLGGMSERIAAPRRQTPRLAIPAGTVGIAGKQTGVYPIETPGGWQLIGRTPMELFLPKSWPPALLEAGNVVRFYPISRSEFDGWEESRT
- a CDS encoding 2Fe-2S iron-sulfur cluster-binding protein; this translates as MSSATTLQITRGDAESGAKVEQYEVPYYDGMSLLDAIFWLREHVDPSLSVRYSCRSANACKECAAVVNGKAGYLCSIRAVPGGSARIEPLPALPWVKDIVTKME
- a CDS encoding UbiX family flavin prenyltransferase, which produces MKIVVGISGSTGAIYGIRLLEWLRKLEVETHLIVSGWAEKTIAIETDYTIDQVKSLATKVYSAGNQAALISSGSFVTDGMVIIPCSMKTLAAVSHGYADQLIARAADVILKERRRLVLVPRESPLNEIHLENMLRLARMGASIVPPMPAFYNKPKSVQDIVDHTVARVLDQLGIDNSVSKRWLQHE
- a CDS encoding biotin-dependent carboxyltransferase family protein, giving the protein MSVRILKPGLLTTIQDRGRFGAQKYGIIVSGPMDSYALRIANLLVGNDEAAAGLEMTIVGPEIEFEAPALLSVCGGDLSPSLNGNPVPLWRTIFAPEGSRLEFGELKKGCRAYLAVAGGFDVPVEMSSRSTYLRAGIGGWEGRPLQQGDRIPVGELPPRSLSLLRKLRRGAGKEDTAVSPWSLSADLLPAYAPDPVIRVIDGAERELFDEESVSRFFSETYRVLPQSDRMGYRISGGKLKLKEQAELISSPVTFGTIQVPADGDPIVLMADRQTTGGYPRIAQVISADLPLLAQVNLGGKVRFRSVSLKEAQQHAVIGERKVRTLRHGLVLQSVN
- a CDS encoding ABC transporter substrate-binding protein, whose translation is MVSRKMSWTAMMVVMIALLISACGKGADSGQTPAAGNGDTQTNQPSGSDTTAKPVHIKVGLVCGGMTPLLEQIGVNDGSFAKAGLEIENVCFTAGADAVQALVGGSLDINLGSFEHVLKQQKNGLGVKAYGDIYNGVGYSLVVKSDATYKSVADLKGKTLAVTKVGSLSDTGLRLGLKDEGLDPNKDVTIIGAGSGASMLAAIQSGNVAGGMVSEPTTSQMLADGKFRILYDPAYEFAGITVMAKTDWVDKNKEAMQTFLKVLKEVNDRTQADPGSAVEPMKKDFPKISDDVLKTAITNQLKKVPQGLEISQASVDKVTQSQIEIKAIDKGLPFDQTVDLSLLTK
- a CDS encoding LamB/YcsF family protein; protein product: MTYVDLNSDMGESYGAYTLGKDADLLKYVTSANIACGYHAGDPATMRKTVQLALENKVAIGAHPGLPDLIGFGRREMAISAKEAYDMAVYQIGALSGFVRSEGGRMNHVKAHGALYNMAATNQALAEALAEAVYKVDPELIMFGLSGSELIRAGEKIGLRTASEVFADRTYQSDGTLTNRRLPDAMITDDDAAVAQVIRMVKEGMVKTRQETDVAIKADTICIHGDGPHALEFAAKIKSALTSAGIDVLAPVYK
- a CDS encoding FAD-binding protein; translated protein: METWNRTADVLVIGSGAAGLMAAKAAADAGAKVLIADKNLIGRGGATILAQMTVAVALGEAEEDNPDIHFEDTMEGSRGLADPDIVRAIVDRGPELILETESYGVKWARTPEGKRSQVVSPGHSRKRCVYVDILNTGGATSAGLRKAIWKHENIEKVKNVMITKLAVEDGRVVGAVGFALEGLQPVCISASSVILATGGLTELYARNSASANMTGDGFLLAAEAGAELRDMEMVQFFPIAHLFPPLVGIDPIMWDPFRYKLGGRLLNGLHEEFMHHYNKEVSGKYTATRDQTSFAIFKEVEAGRGTPHGGAYLDFRQVPESKLKEAFGPVIDLLLSQNVDLTKDMVEVAPMAHFMLGGVRVDASMRTSVPGLYACGELIYGMHGANRLSGNAITEALVTGRIAGETAAASGLEHAAPEKVSRVLDEEWGRLQRLWHPREVTRDDGSLLAFKREIQRIMWEGAGPLRTEEGLVKAREELRAHAARLGDIALGRHTGYALSLAEKVEAEVMLRLGEAIIAGALTRRETRGAHVRLDYEQQNEQAVSSSFTLDDQRQWRMEELPIAKSSQ
- a CDS encoding ABC transporter ATP-binding protein; its protein translation is MAVRPVRLEIKDLLVGYNSQGRQTIALKDVNLKVGDGEFVSVVGPSGCGKSTLLRVVSGLLKPLSGEALVDNRPITDVPDHIGMVFQNDALLPWKSILDNIRLPLVIKKMSKAEQEKEAMRLIRMVGLEGFEHFYPKQLSGGMRKRVALARTFAYDPSIYLMDEPFGPLDAQTRVVIGEQFLKMWEAVGKSVLFITHDIEEAVALSDRVVVMSKRPGRIKAEFTVDIERPRPFYEIRFDPRFRELQREIWESLSEEE
- a CDS encoding ABC transporter permease yields the protein MKQAQATKREAVSDPEVALVKPVSGSDGPDRARPKRTSGNWSVWGGRIAVGVVLLGIWQLLSGTVINEFWFSKPSLIAGRIIEIALTGELWRHLGTTLEECLAGMAIGMVAGTLLGIAAAFGGIVDKWLHPYVMAIYSLPRVALAPLFIVWFGIGFSSKVIMVVAMVLFVAFYNSYEGIKNIDHSLLDMMKTYKANRTQVMRWVILPSITVWIFTSLRLNIGMALIGSVIAEMVGANKGLGYYITYSSSLLDTTGIYTGLVLIMLIALVLEQIIVQFERRLLRYR